In one window of Clavelina lepadiformis chromosome 4, kaClaLepa1.1, whole genome shotgun sequence DNA:
- the LOC143453145 gene encoding angiopoietin-4-like codes for MLHQNRNLRKWFLDFLFLLLTFHWSYCKAVKADQASRLLHRAQKISESLRKGNLRNWQLRNLQNCNYKQQMYANSIEFAENARKFVISAGFLKECTSIYASGSTSSGIYPIWLKERFQFTYVYCDMELVSTKKGWTTIQRRINGEVNFNRGWDDYVRGFGNPRGEFWLGLENIYRFSRQTTTVSEGFTSIITPDLGIDLEDWDGFSTFLQYEIYFFGSKKSNYYSTVFSLNGRGCFDGSPIYFGEFSTPDADNDDVDQSYCGEDMKSGWWIHRCLQSNLNAPYPKQTHPMKSNEIFYEGMFCQKNKDTALRYVSMTFYHTKA; via the exons ATGCTGCATCAAAATCGAAACCTCAGAAAATGGTTtctagattttttgtttttattgttgacGTTTCATTGGAGCTATTGTAAAGCAGTCAAGGCTGACCAAGCTAGCAGATTATTGCATCGAGCTCAAAAAATTAGTGAAAGCTTGAGAAAGGGAAATCTAAGAAACTGGCAATTACGTAATCTTCAAAATTGCAACTACAAACAACAGATGTACGCAAACTCCATCGAGTTTGCAGAAAACGCCCGAAAGTTCGTTATTTCTGCCGGATTTTTAAAAG AATGTACAAGCATCTACGCAAGTGGTTCAACATCAAGTGGTATCTACCCGATATGGCTCAAGGAACGATTCCAGTTCACCTACGTCTACTGTGATATGGAGCTCGTTTCAACTAAGAAGGGCTGGACAACAATACAAAGAAGAATCAACGGGGAGGTCAACTTTAATAGGGGCTGGGACGATTACGTGAGGGGGTTTGGGAATCCCCGAGGTGAATTTTGGCTGGgattggaaaatatttatcgTTTTTCGAGGCAGACTACGACAGTTTCAGAAGGATTCACTTCAATAATAACACCGGATCTTGGGATTGACCTTGAAGATTGGGATGGTTTCAGCACATTTCTTCAGTacgaaatatattttttcgggtcaaaaaaatcaaactattATTCAACTGTGTTCAGTCTGAATGGTCGCGGTTGTTTTGATGGATCTCCAATTTATTTTGGCGAGTTCAGCACACCAGATGCTGACAATGATGATGTCGACCAAAGCTATTGCGGCGAAGATATGAAGTCAGGTTGGTGGATTCATAGATGTTTACAATCTAACCTAAACGCGCCATATCCAAAGCAAACACACCCTATGAAATCTAACGAGATATTTTATGAAGGAATGTTTTGTCAGAAAAATAAAGATACCGCTTTACGTTATGTTTCTATGACCTTTTATCATACTAAGGCATAA
- the LOC143453144 gene encoding polycystin family receptor for egg jelly-like — protein MLPGTTSWEIQLKAREVAYLQFDEVLFSCVKAELKLTGNGREISVCQYRKKPKGYPNFLYKTNVVITLERFTNKCSEANISFAYNRIGFRLMTSHAHIPTGRKVQFVATLTGASGLNLDCEILYDTMNRTELQTETLTAERSFKFPGKYTVDAKCFISNIKFITTQEIVVYVEDTLSASRLQISYQQTNFHTSPASVELIFYHKYYFPISYALLVNDVVITELQKAHTFDNTKISSNETVKFKLNSTVQRLVGSGKHDVTLLLQNNVSSVTYLKPVTLYEKIKPFKVMTKQYVGLRPNSFIINAALSSGAPVNLAIEVRSIQTSSSVFKTSIFCPHDCHSMAVEATLSQAGLYEVVAIATNKISMSMSSRPFEALPQIYDVYITSRGFDFEIYREVFIFIRGDLGDYKMTLTIDENVEKNLTLTISKTEYKHQALPNLPFDAKHYMLIRNESLFYEARQVAVLIRNEKQTFRFVENVPKTLETSCLESVRIRDGKVGGGLDERLKVVEELVLSADLAFICLRVPYSVDYKWRAYRVTSKIDIPKIGDEVQLNTSSVEPELVINAGALLPGLYVIKLNVNVTSDYDLNVEAKGDDYTLVEIPKRKLNFLIKGGDVVEAGMNTNVLKFESSIDFTKHEGNIKRYWFCAVTQKDLPTKLEIGRIQRKGSCFDWQTLDVTGNDVMEISMDKLVRSDHYYVRLIVYGPHYEATFADQTIVMKSNPVPNLTLRCWSNCGRLFAPHKPIILQLDCDDCTRHTWILSLKSGQQLNLCMNQRFCKLSKSILNKIITSSNVTGTGYDIDGDMASTTLILNPSSPPSGGSCKVQPRNGIAFVTKFNVSCSGYAQGDALLKFKFSVNEKGQNNVLQSSCDPNLYDLTLPSEQLVSDVTISITICGLRHSCTEKNLTVTLRKTSDVNAHVKTEIYYSMFSQNLQKTTQLMLSLSSSKILQPSMITMIIKRVGKYPLNTLTSVKQVADVLRHLTDGYGVANGYHRYLLVRLLDSLELVLKPNTSEDDHDVKMSIAASCIVVTSHLMEFSNEISFKIKENSRINRLGKLFMTSLVPGEDTMTFGTKSVKGRFLKWNNDVMNPLNGSSLFRLPNIQTLSNEVINVEVFTYNSSIDFNTNTHKVDQVTSVSMTTGWQNEIPISRNDAKNQTIGFPLPAQPGKGNITMRVESECDVAGCHSKAAGWALFDLAINRRDGSGLFLTIHVENTDQEIENCTMSLETTEQSSFKLNKKFHEKESLYTWSIPASSLPRREVELNFTVYVDLGAGYYRIGSLIRVTFTSFILNCLHWEDRRHNWGESSCKVHQNAGIVNCECDVDQATRNRFKRSGEEAIPQIIYASHLLVFPNKINYDKLSWNFWEQFQQNPVIISVLSVLYVIYGLLLIWARCKDKDAQKKGLFIEVADNSPNDQYRYYVTIYTGSRPNAGTTAAVSMRLLGKRRRSNAHVIQRENDNVLSVGSVQSFLITTPRSLGDIKAVRMWRNDGGSSPEWYLERMVVRDLETSECWFFLCGTRFSDVLEYIFRAATLEELQVSNKLFLLKCENHFKDRHVWYSIYGMRPWQQYVMTRVERVATCSLFMFMVMLTSMMFHGHNYVMDGNVLTFGNYYFKWSHIVVGIESALMCFPGPFIISLLFRHAQRRKGNENPIPDNTLQSKLTRVQHKPATSLVRNHDVENTDTTMKENNRKLSQVKTAKVDQNRKKIGQHIPDDKDRPSTSKEISNLVINQPPTFPGKVEIVNETKTREKNPRKLRDLSMTKTSTSSWVEHDLATKPSPAKSVTPSKMKKYIPSRVERNAATLSPPVKAMTSSKKKPSKSSRVEKNVASTSSPVTAKTTSKKKTSKFSRVEKNVASTSSPVKANTTLKKKTSKSSPVEKNVASTSSPVKAKTTSKKKTSKFSRVEKNVASTSSPVKKKTTSKKKTSKSSRVQQNVATSSPVKALTSSVVRPSARPPLSAAEAQQEFTILEIDPNTMDPLAIVHFSIYVAWFYIVAAMIASTVICVMFGMTYGLETCRDWLVSFVVGFIETVIILESLKVVVIAYFSVLNNPRHDLRDWIPPLPPSVRPRSYVNRGAIRRKQKREKPTNPIYRSPTRERTNRKINTQENIEMRLIKQRVSP, from the exons atgttgCCTGGTACTACATCGTGGGAAATTCAGTTGAAAGCGAGAGAAGTTGCTTATTTGCAGTTTGATGAAGTTTTGTTCAG TTGTGTGAAAGCAGAACTGAAGTTAACAGGAAATGGACGTGAGATTTCTGTTTGCCAGTATAGAAAGAAACCCAAGGGCTATCCCaactttttgtataaaacaaatgttgttaTTACTTTGGAGAGATTTACGAATAAATGCAGCGAGGCAAATATTTCTTTTGCTTACAATCGCATTG gcTTTCGATTAATGACTTCCCACGCACACATTCCAACCGGACGAAAAGTTCAGTTTGTTGCCACACTGACTGGAGCAAGCGGTTTAAATCTCGATTGTGAGATTTTGTACGACACAATGAACAGAACTGAACTTCAAACTGAGACCCTCACAGCAGAGCGTTCATTCAAATTTCCTGGAAAGTATACAGTTGATGCCAAGTGTTTTATTTCGAACATTAAGTTCATTACCACTCAAGAAATTGTTGTTTACGTGGAAGATACCTTATCGGCTTCACGATTGCAAATATCTTACCAACAAACCAACTTCCACACATCTCCAGCTTCAGTTGAACTCATCTTCTACCACAAATATTATTTTCCGATCTCGTACGCTCTCCTGGTGAATGACGTCGTAATAACCGAGCTTCAGAAGGCACATACGTTTGataacacaaaaatttcatcGAACGAAACTGTCAAGTTCAAATTGAACTCAACCGTGCAAAGATTGGTTGGATCAGGAAAACATGACGTCACCTTATTGTTGCAAAATAATGTTTCTTCGGTGACGTATTTGAAGCCAGTCACTTTGTACGAAAAGATCAAACCTTTTAAAGTGATGACGAAACAATACGTCGGTCTTCGACCCAATTCTTTCATCATAAACGCGGCACTTAGTTCAGGAGCTCCGGTAAATCTTGCAATCGAGGTCAGATCGATTCAAACCAGCTCGTCGGTTTTTAAAACTTCGATATTTTGCCCACATGATTGCCACTCGATGGCGGTAGAGGCAACCCTGTCTCAAGCAGGGCTTTACGAAGTTGTGGCAATAGCTACAAATAAAATCTCTATGTCGATGTCATCCAGACCATTTGAAGCGTTGCCACAAATATATGACGTCTACATCACGTCACGTGGATTTGATTTTGAAATCTATAGAGAGGTGTTTATATTCATCAGAGGTGACTTGGGAGATTACAAAATGACTTTAACAATCGATGAAAACGTGGAGAAGAATTTAACTTTGACAATTTCAAAGACGGAATATAAACACCAGGCGTTGCCCAATCTACCGTTCGACGCTAAACATTACATGTTAATCAGAAACGAAAGTCTTTTCTACGAAGCTCGGCAGGTCGCCGTGCTTATTAGAAATGAGAAACAAACGTTTCGTTTCGTCGAAAACGTTCCAAAAACATTAGAGACCTCATGCCTGGAGAGCGTCAGAATTCGCGACGGGAAAGTTGGCGGTGGACTCGACGAACGTTTGAAAGTCGTTGAAGAGTTGGTCTTAAGCGCAGACCTTGCGTTCATATGCCTTAGAGTGCCATACTCTGTAGATTACAAATGGAGAGCGTATCGAGTGACGTCAAAAATAGACATCCCAAAAATTGGCGATGAGGTTCAACTTAACACGAGCTCAGTTGAACCAGAGCTTGTGATTAATGCCGGCGCATTATTACCCGGATTGTACGTCATAAAGCTCAACGTCAATGTCACCTCTGACTATGACCTTAACGTAGAAGCAAAGGGCGATGACTATACTTTGGTAGAAATTCCCAAGaggaaattaaattttctaatCAAGGGAGGAGATGTGGTCGAGGCTG GAATGAAcacaaatgttttgaaatttgagtCATCAATTGACTTTACCAAACACGAGGGAAATATCAAACGTTACTGGTTTTGTGCCGTCACACAAAAAGATTTACCAACGAAATTAGAAATTGGAAGAATtcaaagaaaag GTTCCTGCTTCGATTGGCAAACTCTTGACGTTACTGGCAATGACGTCATGGAAATTTCCATGGACAAATTGGTACGAAGCgaccattattacgtcaggTTAATCGTTTATGGTCCGCATTATGAAGCAACGTTCGCCGACCAGACAATTGTTATGAAATCAAATCCAGTCCCAAATCTTACTTTAAG ATGTTGGTCAAATTGTGGGAGGCTGTTTGCTCCTCACAAGCCAATCATTCTTCAATTGGATTGTGACGATTGCACACGTCACACTTGGATATTGTCACTGAAATCGGGacaacaattaaatttatgcATGAATCAACGATTTTGCAAACTTAGCAAATCAATACTCAACAAAATTATCACGTCATCAAATGTCACAGGAACAG GATACGATATTGATGGTGATATGGCATCAACCACCCTAATTCTTAACCCATCATCACCACCTAGCGGTGGTAGTTGTAAGGTCCAACCCAGAAATGGAATCGCTTTTGTCACAAAATTCAATGTCTCCTGTTCTGGCTACGCACAAGGCGATGCGCTTTTGAAGTTCAAGTTCTCTGTCAATGAAAAAG gtcAGAATAACGTTTTGCAAAGTAGCTGCGATCCGAACCTCTATGACCTCACATTGCCGTCAGAGCAATTAGtttctgacgtcacaatttcgATCACAATATGCGGCCTTCGTCATTCGTGCACTGAGAAAAACTTGACTGTGACTTTGAGAAAAACTTCCGACGTAAACGCTCACGTAAAAACCGAAATATACTACTCGATGTTCAGCCAGAATCTTCAAAAGACTACGCAGCTTATGCTGTCCTTGTCTTCTTCAAAGATTCTGCAGCCAAGCATG ATAACTATGATAATAAAACGAGTGGGAAAATACCCGCTAAATACACTGACGTCAGTTAAGCAAGTGGCTGATGTATTACGTCACCTTACGGATGGCTACGGCGTCGCAAATGGGTATCACAGG taCCTATTGGTGAGACTTTTAGACAGCCTGGAGCTCGTTCTTAAACCCAACACTAGCGAAGATGATCATGATGTCAAAATGTCAATTGCGGCTTCATGCATTGTCGTTACGTCACATTTGATGGAATTTTCCAACGAAATTAGTTTCAAA ATCAAAGAAAATTCGCGAATTAACCGGCTGGGCAAgctgtttatgacgtcattagtaCCAGGAGAAGATACGATGACCTTTGGAACAAAATCTGTCAAAGGAAGATTCCTAAAGTGGaacaatgacgtcatga ATCCACTCAATGGTAGCTCTTTATTTCGACTTCCAAACATACAGACATTGAGCAATGAAGTCATCAATGTCGAG GTCTTCACCTACAATTCGTCCATCGACTTTAACACGAACACTCACAAAGTCGATCAAGTTACCTCCGTTTCTATGACAACGGGATGGCAAAACGAGATCCCGATCAGTCGCAATGATgccaaaaatcaaacaattggCTTCCCCTTGCCAGCACAGCCTGGTAAAGGAAATATAACAATGAGGGTTGAGAGTGAATGCGACGTGGCTGGTTGTCACAGCAAAGCCGCAGGTTGGGCTTTGTTTGATTTGGCGATTAACCGACGAGATGGTAGCGGCCTCTTTCTTACAATTCATGTCGAAAACACGGAtcaggaaatcgaaaattgtACAATGAGCCTGGAAACTACCGAGCAAAGCTctttcaaattaaacaaaaagtttcaCGAAAAGG AGTCTTTGTACACCTGGTCGATTCCTGCAAGTTCGCTTCCTCGTAGAGAAGTCGAACTGAACTTTACAGTGTATGTTGATCTCGGTGCGGGCTATTACCGCATTGGAAGTTTAATCCGCGTGACATTTACTTCATTCATACTGAACTGCTTGCACTGGGAAGATCGAAGGCACAACTGGGGCGAGAGCTCTTGCAAG GTCCATCAAAACGCTGGGATAGTTAATTGTGAATGTGACGTAGACCAGGCCACACGCAACAGGTTTAAGAGGAGCGGAGAGGAGGCGATTCCTCAGATTATCTACGCTTCCCATCTTCTTGTGTTTCCCAACAAGATCAATTATGacaaa CTTTCCTGGAATTTCTGGGAGCAATTCCAACAAAACCCAGTGATCATCAGCGTTTTATCTGTTCTTTACGTCATCTACGGTCTTCTCCTTATATGGGCGAGATGTAAAGATAAAGATGCACAGAAAAAA GGACTCTTCATTGAAGTTGCTGACAACTCACCAAACGACCAATACCGGTATTATGTTACAATTTATACCGGTAGTCGTCCAAACGCCGGTACCACCGCGGCAGTCAGCATGAGACTGCTGGGAAAAAGACGAAGAAGCAATGCCCACGTCATACAA CGAGAAAACGACAACGTCCTGTCGGTGGGTAGCGTACAATCGTTCCTTATTACCACACCACGTAGCTTGGGCGACATCAAAGCAGTCAGGATGTGGCGCAATGACGGAGGGAGCAGTCCTGAGTG GTACCTGGAACGGATGGTTGTACGAGATTTGGAAACAAGCGAGTGTTGGTTCTTTCTGTGCGGAACCAGGTTCAGCGACGTCCTGGAATATATATTCCGGGCTGCGACGTTAGAGGAACTGCAAGTATCGAACAAATTGTTTCTCTTAAAATGCGAAAACCACTTTAAAGACAG ACACGTCTGGTATTCCATCTACGGCATGAGGCCATGGCAGCAATACGTCATGACGAGGGTGGAAAGAGTGGCGACGTGTTCTCTCTTCATGTTCATGGTCATGTTAACATCTATGATGTTTCATGGACACAATTATGTAATGGACGGAAATGTGCTGACATTTGGGAACTACTACTTCAAGTGGTCCCACATTGTCGTTG GCATTGAAAGCGCTTTGATGTGTTTTCCCGGGCCCTTTATAATTAGCCTATTGTTCCGTCATGCCCAACGACGGAAAGGGAACGAAAATCCAATCCCTGACAACACTCTGCAGTCTAAACTCACCAGAGTCCAGCACAAACCAGCTACGTCACTTGTGCGTAACCATGACGTTGAAAACACTGACACCACgatgaaagaaaacaatagaAAGTTATCACAAgtaaaaactgcaaaagttGACCAAAACCGAAAAAAGATTGGTCAACATATTCCAGACGATAAAGATCGTCCATCGACATCTAAAGAAATCTCAAATCTCGTCATCAATCAACCTCCAACTTTTCCGGGAAAGGTTGAAATTGTAAACGAAACGAAAACGCGAGAGAAAAATCCCCGAAAATTAAGAGATTTGTCGATGACCAAAACATCTACATCGTCGTGGGTCGAACATGATCTGGCCACTAAGCCATCGCCAGCTAAAAGTGTGACGCCATCAAAAATGAAGAAGTACATTCCATCGCGCGTCGAACGGAACGCGGCTACTTTGTCACCGCCGGTAAAAGCTATGACTTCGTCTAAAAAGAAACCATCGAAGTCTTCGCGCGTTGAAAAAAATGTAGCTTCAACATCATCTCCGGTTACAGCTAAGACGacgtcaaaaaagaaaacgtcAAAATTTTCACGCGTTGAAAAAAATGTAGCTTCTACGTCATCTCCGGTTAAAGCAAATACGAcgttaaaaaagaaaacttcaaAGTCTTCGCCCGTTGAGAAAAATGTAGCTTCTACGTCATCTCCGGTTAAAGCAAAGACGacgtcaaaaaagaaaacgtcAAAATTTTCACGCGTTGAAAAAAATGTAGCTTCAACGTCATCTCCGGTTAAAAAAAAGACGacgtcaaaaaagaaaacgtcAAAGTCTTCGCGCGTTCAACAAAATGTGGCTACGTCATCACCAGTTAAAGCATTGACGTCATCAGTGGTTAGACCATCGGCAAG GCCGCCATTGTCTGCTGCTGAAGCACAGCAAGAATTTACAATCTTGGAAATAGATCCCAACACGATGGATCCTCTTGCCATTGTTCACTTTTCCATCTACGTCGCATGGTTCTACATCGTTGCTGCTATGATCGCGTCGACTGTGATTTGCGTCATGTTCGGTATGACGTATGGGCTTGAAACCTGCAGAGATTG GTTGGTTTCGTTCGTGGTGGGTTTCATTGAAACAGTCATAATTCTTGAATCTTTAAAAGTGGTCGTGATTGCTTACTTCTCAGTGCTAAACAACCCGAGGCACGATCTTCGCGACTGGATTCCTCCTTTACCACCATCAG TGAGGCCCCGCTCTTACGTTAATCGTGGCGCAATAAGGAGAAAACAGAAGAGAGAAAAACCGACCAATCCAATTTATCGTTCTCCAACACGTGAGAGAACTAATCGCAAGATAAACACGCAGGAGAATATAGAAATGCGACTCATCAAACAACGTGTTTCTCCTTAA
- the LOC143452212 gene encoding uncharacterized protein LOC143452212 — MRKCKNDPDRFCYICGKITLRSRQAKITQFVKKAYYAYFGVKLGDQDKAFAPHICCKACVENLRLWSLKKIKSLPFGIPMVWREGKDHVTDCYFCMTNLQGINRKNKQHVKYPDVSSAMKPVPHGPGIPVPEPPGEISEMECSSSAESKASEQDTWDAEQSTSQPKPLTQPELYGVPLS, encoded by the exons atgaGAAAGTGCAAAAACGATCCAGACAGGTTCTGTTACATATGTGGCAAGATCACCCTGCGCAGTCGCCAAGCAAAAATTACGCAGTTTGTTAAGAAAGCATATTATGCGTATTTTGGAGTAAAACTAGGCGATCAGGACAAGGCATTTGCTCCGCACATATGTTGTAAAGCCTGCGTTGAAAACTTGAGATTATGGAGcctaaagaaaataaagagcCTTCCTTTTGGTATTCCTATGGTATGGAGAGAAGGAAAAGACCATGTCactgattgttatttttgcatgacCAACTTACAAG gaATAAACCGGAAGAACAAACAACATGTGAAGTACCCTGATGTTTCTTCAGCCATGAAACCAGTACCACATGGCCCTGGTATTCCTGTTCCAGAACCACCTGGAGAAATAAGTGAAATGGAGTGTTCTTCATCTGCAGAGAGCAAAGCAAGTGAACAAGACACATGGGATGCAGAGCAAAGTACAAGCCAACCGAAGCCTCTTACACAGCCTGAGCTGTATGGTGTCccactttcataa
- the LOC143453094 gene encoding uncharacterized protein LOC143453094, producing the protein MKVILAGYCKTGTKSMAAALETLGYNVHDYFEHFWYHYDEWHEICNQGSTKELSQRMYKDVDVAANMMPLKFWKEIHDAFPDAKIILTSRDEDDWLPSYIAQWKSIDDYFLFKMMIIITPTGRRLFKYYQLLEYMKVQL; encoded by the exons ATGAAAGTGATATTGGCTGGTTATTGCAAAACTGGAACCAAGTCAATGGCAGCCGCACTAGAAACTTTGGGCTACAACGTCCATGACTACTTTGAGCATTTTTGGTATCATTACGATGAATGGCATGAAATATGCAACCAGGGTTCCACGAAAGAACTTTCTCAACGAATGTACAAAGATGTAGATGTAGCAGCGAATATGATGCCGCTAAAATTTTGGAAAGAAATCCACGATGCTTTCCCTGATGCTAAA ATCATACTAACATCAAGAGATGAAGACGATTGGCTCCCAAGTTACATTGCCCAGTGGAAATCAATAGatgattattttttgtttaaaatgatgATAATAATCACTCCAACAGGAAGACGGTTGTTTAAATACTATCAGTTATTGG AATATATGAAGGTGCAGTTATGA